In Flavobacterium lacustre, a genomic segment contains:
- a CDS encoding KUP/HAK/KT family potassium transporter, which translates to MSASHKDLHSKLTLGGLLVSLGIIYGDIGTSPLYVMKAILGNHIINADIVLGGISCVFWTLTLQTTIKYVIITLSADNHGEGGIFALYALVKKTKIQWLIVPAIIGGSALLADGIITPPISVSSAVEGIRTFYPEINTVPIVIGILFILFTIQQFGTKLVGKFFAPMMLIWFGMLAILGTLQIIEHTEVLKAVNPYYAYHLLSIHPDGFFVLGFVFLCTTGAEALYSDMGHCGRKNIRISWIFVKTALVLNYFGQAAYLIHHEGQTLESLGGKNGNPFYLIMADWFQPIGIVIATLAAVIASQALISGSFTLINEAMRLNFWPKVKIKYPTELKGQLYIPSINWLLFFGCVGIVLHFEESSNMEHAYGLAIILCMIMTTILLNYYLIMKRVKLYFITPLITIYLLIEFSFLAANITKFAEGGYVTLFIAILLISVMTIWYLAKKINKSYTKIVKIEDYKKVLVELSADLSIPKYATHLVYMTNAGRTDEIEEKVMYSILQKRPKRADIYWFVHVNILTEPYKTEYKVTEMVKDDLYRIDFNLGFREPTKINLMFREVIRDMVKKGEVDITSRYESLNKNNIIGDFKFVLSEKFLSNDSDLLWHEKLIMNSYFFIKKLSLSEERAFGLDSSSVKIEKFPMVLHAPENIGLTRVK; encoded by the coding sequence ATGAGCGCATCGCACAAAGACCTCCACAGTAAATTAACATTAGGTGGTTTATTAGTTTCATTAGGAATAATTTATGGTGACATTGGTACGTCGCCATTATATGTTATGAAAGCCATACTTGGCAATCACATCATTAATGCGGATATTGTTTTAGGAGGAATCTCTTGTGTATTTTGGACGCTTACTTTACAAACTACCATCAAATATGTAATTATTACCTTAAGCGCTGACAATCATGGCGAAGGAGGTATTTTTGCATTGTATGCATTAGTCAAAAAAACAAAAATACAATGGCTGATCGTCCCCGCCATTATAGGGGGAAGTGCCTTACTTGCCGATGGAATCATTACGCCTCCCATCTCGGTATCTTCTGCAGTTGAAGGAATCAGAACGTTTTATCCCGAAATAAATACCGTTCCTATCGTTATTGGTATTTTGTTTATTCTGTTTACTATCCAGCAATTTGGGACCAAATTAGTCGGTAAATTTTTCGCACCGATGATGCTTATTTGGTTTGGAATGCTTGCTATTTTAGGAACCTTACAAATCATCGAACATACCGAGGTTTTAAAAGCTGTAAATCCTTACTACGCCTATCATTTACTATCGATACATCCAGATGGCTTTTTTGTACTTGGTTTTGTATTTTTATGTACAACGGGAGCAGAAGCGCTCTACTCCGATATGGGACATTGCGGCAGAAAAAACATCAGAATCAGCTGGATTTTTGTAAAAACGGCACTAGTACTTAATTATTTTGGTCAAGCGGCTTATTTGATTCATCATGAAGGTCAAACTTTAGAAAGTTTAGGCGGAAAAAACGGAAATCCATTTTACCTCATAATGGCAGATTGGTTTCAGCCCATAGGAATCGTTATTGCCACGCTTGCCGCCGTAATTGCTTCTCAAGCCTTAATCAGTGGTTCATTTACATTGATTAATGAAGCGATGCGATTGAATTTTTGGCCAAAAGTCAAAATCAAATATCCAACTGAATTAAAAGGGCAATTGTATATTCCATCCATCAACTGGTTGTTATTTTTTGGTTGTGTGGGTATTGTATTGCACTTCGAAGAATCCAGCAATATGGAACATGCCTACGGGTTAGCCATTATTCTTTGTATGATAATGACCACTATTTTACTCAATTATTATTTGATAATGAAAAGAGTAAAACTTTATTTCATCACACCATTAATCACCATTTATCTGTTGATTGAATTTAGTTTTCTAGCTGCCAACATCACAAAATTTGCCGAAGGTGGTTATGTAACGCTTTTTATAGCTATTCTTTTAATATCTGTGATGACTATTTGGTATTTAGCTAAGAAAATCAATAAGAGCTATACTAAAATCGTTAAAATTGAAGATTATAAAAAAGTCCTTGTTGAATTAAGCGCTGATTTAAGCATTCCAAAATATGCTACCCACTTAGTATATATGACTAATGCAGGAAGAACCGATGAAATAGAAGAAAAAGTGATGTATTCTATTTTGCAAAAAAGACCCAAAAGAGCTGATATTTATTGGTTTGTCCATGTAAATATATTAACAGAACCATACAAAACCGAATATAAAGTAACCGAAATGGTCAAGGATGATTTGTACCGTATCGATTTTAATTTAGGTTTCAGAGAGCCAACAAAAATTAACCTAATGTTCCGTGAAGTAATTCGGGATATGGTAAAAAAAGGAGAAGTAGATATCACCAGCCGATACGAATCCTTAAATAAAAATAATATTATTGGAGACTTTAAATTTGTATTGTCCGAAAAATTCTTGTCTAATGACAGCGATTTATTATGGCACGAAAAATTAATTATGAACTCTTATTTCTTCATCAAAAAACTCAGTTTATCAGAAGAAAGAGCCTTTGGTTTAGACAGTAGTTCTGTTAAAATCGAAAAATTCCCAATGGTACTTCACGCACCGGAAAACATTGGTTTGACACGAGTTAAATAA